From Candidatus Cloacimonadota bacterium, one genomic window encodes:
- a CDS encoding PASTA domain-containing protein → MRSRFYLLLVLFGVAALLWSAYLFSIQILDPFNFAHLRRVRYIPRKEILIPRRGAIFDAKGNMLVSSVSYYQLDIDRAAVNTWAQKKEYSQSEAFNMVTELIANNSNLERSAILRRMNMGSKNTSIQISNRISEAELDKIIQEFNSKKIPGLIHNFSSMRRIYSKGILAARLMGAVSEASNGYDPMTDSKSLYKLSGICGIEATYDKILSGEYGWREIVLDANGNRVPYPDLHEKKPHNGNSIYLTIDANIQEIVENALYEGVEKYGAAHGGAVVMEPKTGRVLALAGVSSKDIEDDQNVVRTKSNIPASFMYEPGSTLKPISMLPALEHKLVKPTERIECGRYQIGRRVITDTHDYGPLTPREIISKSSNVGVAKIAERTGKTKLYEEYISLGFGQKSALGLFGESSGMFAKLENWDGYSLHSLSFGQSISVTSLQLATAYSAIANGGKMMKPIIVDSFRNDSGEIVESFEPSVLRQVSSKAACDTMLSYIQDVVDDGTATHIKMDYISVGGKTGTAEKNVEGTRGYSSGKYNAVFAGMFPMEDPQMVVVVFYDEPSHYYRFGSMSAAPTFKKIVENILFMPDCQILPYNERLLQTSLKMPNLMGMSIQAAEHSLNRYGFLYKIEGPDSASVVTDQFPKAGISVDKNHPITLKIGVSKHTSTNEILAKGSMPDLVGLTLRKAVKSASEQSIPIRIIGNGIVRKQSLLPGSRISSGSICILEASL, encoded by the coding sequence ATGCGGTCTCGCTTCTATTTATTGCTAGTTCTCTTTGGCGTCGCAGCTCTGTTGTGGAGTGCATATCTGTTCAGCATCCAGATTTTGGATCCATTCAATTTTGCTCATCTCAGAAGAGTGCGGTATATTCCACGCAAAGAAATACTTATACCTCGACGGGGAGCTATTTTTGATGCCAAGGGGAATATGCTGGTTTCCAGTGTGAGTTACTATCAACTGGATATCGACCGTGCTGCAGTAAATACATGGGCGCAAAAAAAAGAATACTCTCAAAGCGAAGCTTTTAATATGGTTACCGAGCTTATAGCCAACAACAGCAATTTAGAAAGAAGCGCTATCTTACGCCGTATGAATATGGGCAGTAAAAATACTTCGATACAAATAAGCAACCGCATCAGTGAAGCTGAATTGGATAAGATCATTCAAGAGTTTAATAGCAAAAAAATCCCCGGATTGATCCACAATTTTTCTTCTATGCGCAGAATCTATTCTAAAGGAATATTGGCTGCGCGGTTAATGGGCGCAGTTAGTGAAGCTTCAAATGGCTACGATCCCATGACAGACAGTAAGTCTTTATACAAGCTTTCTGGAATCTGCGGAATAGAAGCTACTTACGATAAGATTCTTTCCGGTGAATATGGTTGGCGTGAAATTGTTCTGGATGCTAATGGTAATAGAGTGCCATATCCAGATTTACATGAAAAAAAGCCCCATAATGGCAATAGTATATATCTTACTATCGACGCCAATATTCAAGAAATTGTAGAAAATGCTCTTTATGAAGGTGTTGAAAAGTATGGCGCAGCACATGGCGGCGCAGTTGTTATGGAACCTAAAACCGGCAGAGTCTTGGCTTTGGCTGGTGTTTCGAGCAAGGATATTGAAGACGATCAGAATGTGGTGCGTACAAAATCCAATATTCCGGCGAGCTTTATGTATGAACCGGGCAGCACTCTCAAGCCAATTAGTATGCTACCTGCATTGGAACACAAACTGGTAAAACCTACCGAACGCATTGAATGTGGTCGCTATCAGATAGGCAGACGAGTTATTACCGATACTCATGATTATGGGCCCCTTACGCCCAGAGAGATTATATCAAAATCCAGCAACGTGGGTGTGGCAAAAATAGCTGAGCGAACCGGCAAAACTAAGCTTTATGAAGAGTATATATCCTTGGGTTTTGGGCAAAAAAGTGCTCTTGGTCTCTTTGGAGAATCAAGCGGAATGTTTGCCAAGCTAGAGAACTGGGATGGCTACTCGTTGCATTCGCTTTCCTTTGGTCAGTCTATTTCGGTAACATCCCTTCAGCTGGCTACTGCTTACAGCGCTATTGCAAATGGTGGCAAAATGATGAAGCCAATTATTGTGGATAGTTTTCGTAATGATAGCGGTGAAATTGTTGAAAGTTTCGAACCTTCAGTGCTAAGACAAGTATCTTCAAAAGCAGCTTGCGATACTATGCTTTCATACATTCAGGATGTAGTTGACGATGGCACTGCAACTCATATCAAAATGGATTACATTAGTGTGGGCGGTAAAACAGGTACTGCAGAAAAAAACGTAGAAGGAACCAGAGGCTATTCCAGCGGTAAGTACAATGCGGTATTTGCCGGAATGTTCCCTATGGAAGACCCTCAGATGGTGGTTGTGGTTTTCTACGATGAGCCCTCACATTACTATCGGTTTGGCTCGATGAGTGCAGCGCCCACTTTCAAAAAGATAGTAGAAAATATCCTCTTCATGCCCGATTGTCAGATTCTTCCATATAATGAACGTCTATTGCAAACTTCACTAAAGATGCCAAATTTGATGGGCATGAGCATCCAAGCAGCAGAACACAGCCTTAACCGATATGGGTTTTTATATAAGATTGAAGGTCCCGATAGTGCTTCTGTAGTTACAGATCAATTTCCCAAGGCAGGCATTTCGGTAGATAAAAACCATCCCATTACTCTCAAAATTGGGGTTAGTAAACACACAAGTACAAACGAAATTCTCGCAAAAGGGAGTATGCCAGATTTGGTGGGTCTTACCTTGCGTAAAGCCGTAAAATCAGCTTCCGAACAAAGCATCCCCATCCGCATAATAGGTAACGGCATTGTGCGCAAACAATCTCTTTTACCGGGTTCGCGTATTAGCAGCGGCAGTATCTGCATTCTGGAGGCATCGTTATGA
- a CDS encoding UDP-N-acetylmuramoyl-L-alanyl-D-glutamate--2,6-diaminopimelate ligase, which translates to MILDLLNLYKQHKILVNSKIEGKISLASPVCDHRLIKPGNCFIAIKGENFNGHDYIAEVIQAGASYCIGETDETHITVTDSRKALALYAKLFYDNPSSKLTIFGVTGTNGKTTTSLVLHQILMQKGIKCAWIGTLGYKILDEDFPTAHTTPDILELNTILKQMLDYGITHVVMEVSSHALALDRVYSIHFDYCLFTNLSRDHLDFHRDMDEYFEAKYLLFERAAANSAISVINTDNEYGARILERIKEIGGKAISIGVKPDSDIWITSSKVNLAGSEFTLNSNLFESCHIESPLTGTFNVDNLALACAALYAYGINPIEFATLCQNLKPVKGRIESVSNNLGIGVYVDYAHSPDAITNVLKSMQQIPHGRIITVFGAGGNRDKGKRPLMLKAALSYSDAIIVTDDNPRFENPERIIYEIVKDSNWHLPWWIIRDRGKAIAAAIRLARKNDIVLICGKGHETYQEINGIRYDFSDQLVAISSLENIPIDKTEEELILPVDKMLLNIIAGNEPDTSTYLEPKCYHYISTDSRNIKPKSVFFAIKGENYDGNNFVTEVLQKPETMAITANAAITNSRCIITENPELLLARCLHKYLQMFDIYKIALTGSTGKTSTKELIAQVFSAKQSILKTLKNENNLIGLCKTILRIEPKHQYGIFEMGTNHFGEIKLLSDTLMPDAGIILNIGPSHLEYFKDEDGVFNEKSELFHRALDLRLFPADDPRFDVYKEDGSSIGYAENADYRICGIEESETGISFYINEHHWQIPYKAPHYIINSAFAIVLAQKMGFSNLEIQSALKESVSLDMRMQILPRYDGYLIVDCYNANPVSMQSAIEFWHKWQPHLPHYAILGDMLELGESSDLYHKMIGAILSERSEQNIYSVGIYSLLYHANPDKHFASSAMLVAELPQFPPNAVILVKASHGIHLEKVLPHLKGEA; encoded by the coding sequence ATGATTTTGGATTTATTGAACCTGTATAAGCAGCACAAGATACTGGTAAACAGTAAAATCGAGGGGAAAATATCTTTGGCAAGCCCGGTTTGCGATCATAGATTAATAAAGCCCGGCAATTGCTTTATTGCAATCAAGGGCGAGAATTTCAATGGTCACGATTATATTGCGGAAGTAATTCAAGCCGGAGCAAGCTATTGTATTGGTGAAACAGATGAAACTCACATTACTGTTACCGATAGCCGCAAGGCTTTAGCACTATATGCCAAGCTTTTTTACGATAATCCCTCATCCAAATTGACCATATTTGGGGTTACCGGAACCAATGGAAAAACAACCACATCACTTGTATTGCATCAGATCTTAATGCAAAAGGGAATCAAATGTGCTTGGATAGGTACTTTAGGCTATAAGATATTGGATGAGGATTTTCCAACCGCACACACAACTCCAGATATTTTAGAATTGAATACAATCTTGAAGCAAATGCTAGACTATGGAATTACCCATGTAGTGATGGAAGTAAGTTCTCATGCTCTTGCTCTAGATAGAGTTTACAGCATTCATTTTGACTATTGTTTATTTACAAATCTCAGCAGGGATCATTTGGATTTTCACCGGGATATGGATGAGTATTTCGAAGCAAAATACTTATTGTTCGAGCGAGCTGCGGCAAATTCTGCCATTAGCGTTATCAATACTGATAATGAATATGGCGCTCGCATTCTTGAGCGGATAAAAGAAATTGGCGGAAAGGCGATAAGTATTGGCGTAAAACCTGATAGTGATATATGGATTACCAGTAGCAAGGTTAATCTTGCAGGTTCAGAATTTACGCTTAATTCTAATCTCTTTGAATCTTGCCATATTGAAAGTCCTTTAACCGGAACCTTCAATGTTGATAATTTGGCTCTAGCATGTGCGGCATTATATGCCTATGGCATAAACCCTATTGAGTTTGCTACGCTCTGCCAAAACTTGAAACCGGTGAAAGGCAGAATAGAATCTGTTTCCAATAATCTTGGAATAGGCGTGTATGTAGATTATGCCCACAGTCCCGATGCTATAACTAATGTATTAAAGAGCATGCAGCAGATACCTCATGGGCGCATCATTACAGTGTTTGGCGCAGGGGGCAATAGGGATAAGGGGAAACGTCCCCTCATGCTCAAAGCAGCATTAAGCTATAGCGACGCCATAATTGTTACAGATGATAACCCTCGCTTTGAAAATCCGGAAAGAATAATTTATGAAATTGTGAAAGATAGCAATTGGCATTTACCTTGGTGGATTATTCGGGATAGAGGCAAGGCAATTGCAGCCGCCATAAGACTTGCCAGAAAAAACGATATCGTATTGATATGCGGCAAGGGTCACGAAACCTATCAAGAAATAAATGGTATTCGCTATGATTTCAGCGATCAATTAGTAGCAATATCCTCATTGGAAAATATCCCAATAGACAAGACTGAGGAAGAACTAATCCTTCCTGTAGATAAAATGCTGTTGAATATTATTGCCGGAAATGAACCCGACACAAGCACTTATCTGGAACCAAAATGTTACCATTATATCTCAACTGATAGTAGAAACATTAAACCTAAAAGCGTATTTTTCGCCATTAAGGGCGAGAACTACGATGGTAATAATTTTGTGACAGAGGTACTGCAAAAGCCAGAAACTATGGCTATAACTGCAAATGCGGCAATAACAAACTCACGTTGTATTATAACTGAAAACCCCGAACTACTACTAGCGCGCTGCCTACATAAATACCTACAAATGTTCGATATATACAAGATCGCTCTTACCGGATCTACAGGTAAAACAAGCACTAAAGAGCTTATAGCACAAGTGTTTTCTGCCAAACAAAGTATTTTGAAAACCCTAAAGAATGAAAATAATCTCATAGGGCTTTGTAAAACGATTCTTCGGATAGAACCCAAGCATCAATATGGAATCTTCGAAATGGGCACTAATCACTTTGGAGAAATAAAACTCCTTTCAGATACCCTTATGCCCGATGCCGGAATTATCTTGAATATTGGTCCCTCTCATCTTGAGTATTTCAAAGATGAAGATGGTGTATTCAACGAAAAAAGCGAATTGTTTCACCGAGCTTTAGATTTACGGCTTTTCCCTGCCGATGATCCCAGATTTGATGTATATAAAGAAGATGGTTCAAGCATAGGTTATGCCGAAAATGCAGATTATAGAATCTGTGGGATCGAAGAGAGCGAAACCGGAATTAGTTTCTATATAAATGAACATCACTGGCAGATACCCTACAAAGCTCCGCATTATATTATCAATTCAGCTTTTGCTATCGTATTAGCACAAAAAATGGGATTTAGCAATCTGGAGATCCAGAGTGCACTTAAAGAATCTGTTTCTTTGGATATGCGTATGCAGATATTGCCTCGTTACGATGGTTATTTGATTGTCGATTGTTACAATGCTAATCCTGTATCCATGCAATCAGCAATAGAATTTTGGCATAAATGGCAACCGCATCTGCCTCATTATGCTATTTTAGGGGATATGCTTGAACTGGGTGAAAGCTCAGATTTGTATCATAAAATGATCGGGGCGATCTTATCGGAAAGAAGTGAACAAAATATATACAGCGTAGGAATATACTCACTTCTTTACCACGCTAACCCAGATAAGCACTTCGCTAGCTCCGCCATGCTCGTGGCAGAACTGCCCCAGTTTCCACCCAACGCAGTTATTCTTGTAAAAGCTTCACATGGGATACATCTGGAAAAAGTTTTACCACACCTTAAAGGAGAGGCTTAA
- the mraY gene encoding phospho-N-acetylmuramoyl-pentapeptide-transferase → MLYHLLYPLADYSIVFNVFRYVTFRSIGAFITALILTLLFGPPFINMLKRRAAVESIDEDMPEKHQIKAGTPTMGGLIILVALMISSLFWNILTNSSILMVYLSTLWLGILGFLDDYLKNFIKAKKGLIPKYKLWGQLSIALILTLAIYYNASPADNITNLQIPFFKNLILPLGWLFIPFAMFMIIGSSNAVNLTDGLDGLAAGTLAFSALGLGIMSYLKGNFVAAGYLNLEFISTAGELTVFISGMMGALIGFLWYNSYPAQVFMGDTGSLALGGILAVISILLKEQIFLVIIGLIFVLETFSVIMQRTWFKYTKKKFGSGRRIFLCAPIHHHYELKGIHETKIVIRFYIVAILLVAVGLSTIKLR, encoded by the coding sequence ATGCTGTACCATCTACTATATCCTTTGGCAGATTACTCCATAGTTTTTAACGTTTTTCGTTATGTAACCTTTCGCTCCATTGGTGCTTTTATAACCGCATTGATTCTAACGCTATTGTTTGGCCCCCCCTTCATAAATATGTTAAAACGGAGAGCAGCAGTAGAAAGCATCGATGAAGATATGCCAGAAAAGCATCAGATAAAAGCAGGCACCCCTACCATGGGTGGACTCATTATCTTGGTAGCATTAATGATATCTTCCCTATTTTGGAATATCCTTACAAATTCTTCAATCCTTATGGTATATCTCAGCACCTTATGGTTGGGAATCTTGGGATTTTTGGATGACTATTTGAAGAACTTTATTAAGGCCAAAAAGGGCTTAATTCCCAAATATAAGCTTTGGGGACAGCTTTCAATAGCACTTATTCTTACTCTTGCCATATATTACAATGCTAGTCCAGCAGATAATATCACCAATCTACAAATTCCTTTCTTTAAAAACCTAATTCTACCTTTAGGCTGGCTATTTATCCCTTTTGCTATGTTTATGATAATCGGAAGCTCAAATGCAGTAAATCTTACGGATGGCTTAGATGGACTTGCTGCAGGCACTCTAGCCTTCTCTGCTTTGGGCTTGGGCATTATGAGTTATTTGAAGGGTAACTTTGTTGCCGCAGGTTATCTTAATCTGGAGTTTATCTCTACCGCTGGCGAGCTTACTGTATTTATTTCTGGCATGATGGGAGCTCTGATCGGGTTTTTATGGTATAACAGCTATCCCGCTCAGGTATTCATGGGAGATACGGGCTCTTTGGCATTAGGAGGAATTCTTGCGGTAATTTCTATCCTGCTTAAAGAACAGATTTTCTTGGTAATAATTGGATTAATCTTTGTATTAGAAACTTTTAGCGTTATAATGCAGCGCACTTGGTTTAAGTATACCAAAAAAAAGTTCGGTTCTGGTCGCAGAATTTTTTTATGTGCACCAATTCATCACCATTACGAACTTAAGGGTATTCATGAAACCAAAATCGTGATTCGTTTTTACATTGTGGCGATTTTATTGGTTGCCGTTGGCTTAAGTACTATAAAACTACGATAG
- the murD gene encoding UDP-N-acetylmuramoyl-L-alanine--D-glutamate ligase translates to MFDMSLKYGILGMARSGIAAAYKIKELGGTAFLSDLLSKDKIPFAEDLVKDFDCEFGGHTDKLLDCDVWIVSPGVPLNSPIIKRGKKSNIRMISEIEFGWQIKANDSKVIAITGSNGKSTTASLTYHIIQSMGKSCVLAGNIGDAFCSFPIHKPGIEYIVLEISSFQLDLTTSFSPDVAVLLNLTPDHLNRYKGFADYCSSKMNIFRFQSPQDFAVLYFDSEEITKRAISLQSWKLYFSRDAKNAPAHLEDKFICIGDNSLSIFDLPIKGPHNQLNAMAALLCAQALELDIPQAMEAVKSFKPLPHRLEYVASINGVQFYNDSKATNTDSVKSALESFERPIRIILGGSDKGEDYSQLTQSLHDHAVRAYITGDSRYKMQQAWLGKVPLILVDDFEECIRLALDEATMGDSIVLSPACASFDKFKNFEHRGNTFKEIVRKLKREKEQA, encoded by the coding sequence ATGTTCGATATGTCTTTAAAATATGGCATTTTGGGAATGGCGCGCAGCGGCATAGCAGCGGCATATAAAATTAAAGAATTAGGTGGAACTGCATTTCTAAGTGACTTGTTATCAAAAGATAAAATTCCCTTTGCAGAAGATCTTGTTAAAGATTTCGATTGTGAATTTGGAGGACATACCGACAAACTTTTAGATTGTGACGTTTGGATAGTAAGCCCTGGCGTTCCCTTAAATTCACCCATTATAAAAAGGGGCAAGAAATCTAATATCAGAATGATCTCCGAAATAGAATTCGGTTGGCAAATAAAGGCTAACGATAGTAAGGTTATTGCTATCACAGGCTCAAATGGTAAAAGTACAACCGCCAGTCTCACATATCACATTATTCAAAGCATGGGAAAATCTTGTGTTTTGGCAGGAAATATCGGCGATGCATTTTGTAGTTTTCCTATTCATAAACCCGGTATTGAATACATCGTTTTGGAAATAAGTAGTTTTCAGCTTGATCTTACTACCAGTTTTTCTCCCGATGTGGCTGTTCTGCTTAATCTTACGCCTGATCACCTTAACCGGTATAAAGGTTTTGCAGATTATTGCTCCAGCAAGATGAATATTTTCCGCTTCCAAAGTCCTCAAGATTTTGCCGTACTATACTTCGATTCTGAGGAAATTACTAAGCGAGCGATTAGTCTGCAATCTTGGAAACTGTATTTTAGTAGAGACGCCAAAAATGCGCCAGCTCATTTGGAAGACAAGTTTATTTGCATAGGAGATAATAGTCTTTCAATTTTTGATCTCCCCATCAAGGGTCCCCACAATCAGCTTAATGCTATGGCGGCACTGCTTTGTGCGCAAGCCTTAGAATTGGATATCCCTCAAGCCATGGAAGCAGTAAAAAGCTTTAAACCATTACCTCATCGCTTGGAATACGTAGCAAGCATAAATGGAGTACAATTCTATAACGATTCGAAGGCAACAAACACAGATTCCGTAAAAAGTGCACTAGAATCGTTTGAGCGCCCTATCCGCATTATTCTGGGAGGTTCAGATAAAGGAGAAGACTACTCGCAACTTACCCAGAGCTTGCATGATCATGCAGTACGGGCATACATAACCGGAGATTCTCGCTACAAAATGCAACAGGCGTGGTTAGGCAAAGTTCCCTTAATTTTGGTAGATGATTTTGAAGAATGTATCAGATTAGCTTTGGATGAAGCAACCATGGGAGATAGCATTGTACTAAGCCCCGCATGCGCAAGTTTTGATAAATTCAAGAATTTCGAACACCGCGGCAATACATTTAAAGAAATTGTAAGGAAACTAAAGCGTGAAAAGGAACAGGCTTAG